Genomic DNA from Streptomyces sp. PCS3-D2:
CAGGTAGGCCTGGAACGCCTTGTGGAGCGTCGCGTTGGCGACTCCGTCCATCGGGATCTCCCATTCACCGAGCGTTTCGACGACCTGCCCGCCGGTGCCGAGCTTCCAGCGCAGCAGCCCGAAGGAACGTTCGTCGGGGTCGAGGGTGGAGGGTACCCCGCGCATGTCGTACTCGTCGGCACCGAGGGCGTGCGCATCGCGCATCATGCGCCACTGCAGGGCGTTGCTGGGCCGCACTTCGCGCCGGTGGTCGGCGGAGGCACCGGTCTGGTACCAGACCCTGGCGCCGGTGCTGATCATGGTGTGGGCGGCGAGGATCTCGCCGCGGTGGACGGCCAGGTAGAGCCGCATCCGGCCGGGCTGTTCCTCGTTCAGGACGCGGTACTGCTGCTCGTAGTAGGCGAGGGAGCGGCCGAGCCGGAAGCCGTCGCGCTCCTCGGTGATCCGCAGCAGCCGGTAGAACTCGGGCAGGTCCGCGGGGGTGCCGAGAACGGTCTCCACTCCTGCCTTGTCGGCCTTGCGCACGTTGCGCCGCCACTCCTGGTTGAGGCCTGACCACAGGTCGTCGAGGGAGCGCCCGGCGAGCGGGACGCGGAAGACGTGGCGGGGCTGGGCGTCGCCGTCGTCCTCGCCGCCGCAGCGCTTCCAGCCGCGGGAGCGCAGCCGGTCGGCGAGGGCGGCGCCGACCGGGTCGACCTCGGTGGCGAGGACGTCGGATATCCGGCGGCCCGCTCCGGTACCGGCCTTGGCGGCGGCGGCGTCCCAGCGGCGGTAGGCGGGGCTGGGGCCCATGCGGACGGCGAAGGCCCCGGCGGCGCGCAGGTGTCGCTTGAGCGGGTCCAGCCAGCGGTCGATGCGCGGGTCGGCCCAGTCGGCGACGGGCCCTTCGGGGAGGTAGGCGAAGTATTTGCGGGTGCCGGGAAATTGCCGATAGAGAACGAGCCCGGCACCTTCGATCTCGCCCCCGGGCGAGTGCCATCCGACCATTTCCGAGCGCCAGAGGTCCTTCACCCGGGCCCAGGACGGGTGCTGGAGAAAGCTCGCCGCCCGGGTCCGGCAGAGGAAGGCCCGGTATTCGGGGAGGGACAGGGTGCGCACCCGGAGCTCCTGATCCTGGTCCTGGTCCTGCCGGGCGGGGGTAACGAGCAGTGCGCACACGGCTGACGGCCTTCCTGTTCGTCGTGCGGGGTCGTTCACAGGACTCTCACAGCCGCCCGTGACCGGAGTGCGCGGCGCATGTGACCGGACGATGACCGTTTCGCTGCGGTCCACGTCACAACGCGGAGGCCGAGCTTTTCCGCTGTTTGCGCAACCTAAAGTCGTCCCGTTCCCATCCTCATGTGCGAACGCCCATCACCACCACGACTCGAAGGGGCCCTTCGTTGAGCCGCACACGCCGCACCGCCATTGCGGGCACCGCACTCCTGGCCGCCGCGCTGACCGCCTGCTCGGGCGGGAGTGACGGCGGAAGCGACGGCAAGGGCAAGGACGAACCGAAGTCGAAGGCGCCCATGGCGGTCTCGGTGAACCTCACGGGCGATCAGGTCAAGGCGGGCCAGCCGGTGACCGTGACCGTCGCCGAGGGCAAGCTGGCGCAGGTGAAGGTGACCGACGCCAAGGGCGCGGAGCTGCCCGGCAAGATAGCCGACGACGGCAGGACCTGGACCTCGGAGCGCAACGCCCCGCCCGGTGCGGAGTACAAGGTGGAGGCGCAGAACACCGAGAGCCAGAGCGCCGTCACGCAGTTCACGACCAGCGCCGCCGACCGGGTGAACAAGGTCTCGATCAACGTCCCCAAGGGCAGCACGGTGGGCGTGGCGATGCCGGTGTCGATCGTCTTCGACAACCCGGTGACGAACAAGGCCGAGGTGGAGAAGCAGCTCAAGGTCACCACGTCGGACAACACCGAGGGCTCCTGGGGTTGGATCAAGGACCACTCCGGCAACGACCGTGTCGACTGGCGGCCGAAGGACTACTGGAAGTCCGGCACCGAGGTGAAGGTCGAGATGAACCTGAACGGTGTGGACTCCGGCAAGGGCGGCGGGTTGTTCGCCCGGGACTACAACACCGAGTTCAAGATCGGCAAGGACCGCCGGGTGCAGGTCAGCCTCGACACCAAGAAGCTGACGGTGACCGAGGACGGCCAGGCGCAGAAGGCGATCCCGATCTCGGCCGGCACTCCGGGCGGCAAGAAGGCGTCCTGGTCCGGGAAGATGGTGATCATGTCGAAGGAGGGCACCATCCGGATGGACTCCCAGACGGTGGGCCTGGACAACGCCTACGACAAGATGGTCGATTACTCGATGCGGCTCACCTGGTCCGGCATGTACGCGCACGCCGCCCCGTGGAACGAGGCCAACTTCGGTCGGACCAACAGCAGTTCCGGCTGCGTGGGGATGAGCGACGCCAACGCCGCGGAGTTCTTCGCCCAGTCCCAGATCGGCGACGCCTTCGAGGTGGTCGGCGCGGGCTCCAAGGGCAACGCCGACATCGGCAACGGCTACGGCGAGTGGAACCTCTCCTGGGACCAGTGGAAGGCCAAGAGCGCCCTGTCCGCAGCCCCGCAGAACGGCTGACCCGCGGACCACGCTGCTGACTTTCGTTCAATTGTTACCACCACGTAACTTACCGACGGGTTACCTTCGGTAAGACGCTCCCGTTACCGTCGGGTCACTTTCAGGACTCCGGTGCACGCGAGGAGCGACCGATGGAACGCACCACCACCGCCGCGGCCGTGGCGGCACTCCTGGCGGCGACCGCCCTGGGCCTGGCCCCCCACCAGGCCCAGGCGGCACCCGTACCCGCCGCGGCCACCGTGTCCGCCGCCGCGCGGACCGCCGCCGCAGACCTACGCTTTCACGACATCCCCGGCTCCGACGGCATCACCCTCAAGGGCAACGTCTTCACCCCGGCAGGAGCCCAGAGCGGCCGGAAGTATCCGCTGATCGTGCTGCCCACCAGCTGGGGGCTGCCGCAGATCGAATACATCGCCCAGGCCAAGAGGCTGGCCGACTCCGGCTATGTCGTGGTCTCCTACACCTCCCGCGGCTTCTGGCTCTCCGGCGGCCGCATCGAGGTGGCCGGGCCGCCGGACGTCGCCGACGTCTCCGCCGTCATCGACTGGGCCCTCGCCCACACCCCCGCCGACGCGGACCGCATCGGCCTGGGCGGGGTCTCCTACGGCGCCGGCATCACCCTGCTGGCCTCCGCACACGATCCGCGGGTCAAGGCGGTGGTCGCCATGAGCGGCTGGGCCGACCTCATCGAGTCCATCTACTCGGGCCGCACCCAGCACCTCCAGGCCGCCGGGCTGCTCGGGGCCGCCGGATACCTCACCGGCCGCCCCGGCCCCGAACTCCAGTCGATCCTGGGTGACTTCCTCGGCTCCCGGCTGGACCGCGAGCAGCAGATGATCGAGTGGGGCAGAAAGCGGTCGGCCTCCGAGCAGGTGGACCGGATCAACGCCAACGGTGCCGCGATCATGCTCGGCAACGCCTGGGGCGACACGGTCTTCCCGCCCAACCAGTACGCGCAGTTCTACGAGCGGCTGACCGGCCCCAAGCGGCTGGAGTTCCGCCCCGGAGACCATGCCACGGCCGAGGGCACCGGCCTGCTCGGCCTGCCCAACGACACCTGGAACAACGCCCACCGCTGGTTCGACCGCTACCTCAAGGGGGAGCGCAACGGCGTCGACACCGAGGCCCCGGTGCAGATCAAGTCCCGTAGCGACAACGGCTACGAGGGGTACGCCGACTGGGCCTCGGTCGGCTCCGGCGGCACCGAGAGGATCGCGCTCTCCGACAGCGAGCACCTGTTCGCGAACATCGACTCCGGGGCCAACGGCGGCGTCGTACTCCTCTCCAGCGTCCTCGACCAGTTCTTCAAGGCGCCCCCGATCGCCTCGATCCCGCTCCTCCCCCGCTCCTTCGCCGCCGTCTGGCGGTCGGGGCGCTACGACGAGGCCCGCCGGATCCGCGGCACGGTCCGGCTGCACACCACCGTCACGCCCACCAAGGGCGACGGCACCTTCGTCGCGTACCTCTACGACGTCGGCCCGCTCGGCGTCGGCAAGCTGGTCAGCAACGCCCCGTACACCTTCCACGGCAAGACCCCGGGCCGGGCCTTCGGCGTGGACCTGGAACTCTTCTCCACCGCCTACGACGTGCCCGCGGGCCACCGGCTCGCGCTGGTCATCGACACCGTCGACCCGCTCTACATCGAGCACAACCCCGCCGGCGCGCAGCTGACCTTCTCCTCGCCCCAGGGCGACCCCAGCTACGTCTCGGTACCGCTGCGCGAGCGGTGATCCCCGGCGGCGGCCGGGCCCGGACGGCCCGCCCTCCAGAAGCCCTCAGTGCTTGAGGATCTTGGAGAGGAAGTCCTTGGCCCGGTCGCTCGCGGGGGCGGTGAAGAACTCCTCCGGGGTGCGGTCCTCGACGATCCGGCCGTCGGCCATGAACAGCACGCGGTGGGCGGCGGAGCGGGCGAAGCCCATCTCGTGGGTGACCACGACCATGGTCATGCCCTCCCGGGCGAGCTGCCGCATGACCTCCAGCACCTCGTTGATCATCTCCGGGTCCAGTGCGGAGGTGGGCTCGTCGAAGAGCAGGGCCTTCGGGTCCATGGCGAGGGCGCGGGCGATGGCCACGCGCTGCTGCTGGCCGCCGGAGAGCTGGGCGGGGAACTTGTCCGCCTGGTCGGCGAGGCCGACGCGCTCCAGCAGCTCACCGGAACGCCGGTCCGCCTCGCCCCTCGCCCGACCGCGGACCTTGACCTGCGCGAGCGAGACGTTGGCCAGGACCGTCTTGTGCGCGAACAGGTTGAAGGACTGGAAGACCATCCCCACCTCGGCGCGCAGCCGGGCCAGCTCCCTGCCCTCGGCGGGCAGCGGCTCCCCGTCGATGAGGATCGTGCCCGACTCGACGGTCTCCAGCCGGTTGATCGCCCGGCACAGGGTGGACTTCCCGGAGCCGGAGGGCCCGATGACCACCACCACCTCCCCGCGGCCGACGGTGAGGCTGACGTCCCGCAGCACGTGCAGCGGTCCGAAGTGCTTGTTGACGTCCCGCAGCTCGATCAGAGGATCGACGGCCATGCGCTGCCCTGCCCACTCGGTGTCGGATGCCGGCGAGCGCAAACTATCCAGCCGTGGAAGCCACTTCGCCGCGACACGCCGTCCGCCGCCGCGAGCCGAGGTGCGCCGCGGTGCGCCGCCGTCTGCCGCGGCGGGCCGCGGTGCGGGTCAGCCCTCGGAGGCCTCCGCGTACGCCTGGCTGAGCTCGGGGGAACCGGTCATCGCCCAGGACACCCCCGACTCGATGACGTTCAGCTCCCGGCCGGAGGCCAGGCGGATCACCGGCTGGCCGTTGGGCCACACCTGCCAGGCCGCCCCCGGGACGGTCCGGACGATCACGGTGCCGAGGTAGAAACCCGCGTCGTTGCCGAGCCAGGGCACCACCTCGGGGTCCCGCCGCCAGCGCGGCATCAGCTGGTCGAGGGAGTCCAACGAAGCCGGGCTCCCGTCGAGTTCGAGCCCGGCCGCCCGTGCGTGGACCCGCAGCATCTCGCACTCCGAGAACAACTCGGCGACGCCCTCGGGGTCGTCCACGAGGGCGTCGGCGAGCCCCGCACGCTGTTCCGCTCCACGCCGGTTCAGCCAGTTGTCCAGGAAAGGGATGTTCATACCGCCCAGCGTCGCACCAGGATCCGCCGCTGGCCACAGGGCGCGCCTGGATCCGCCGCCCCGGATCGGCCGCCCGGGACCGGCCGCCGGCGGGGCTCCGGGCCTACCGGTCGAGATCGAGGTCGACGACGACCGGTGCGTGGTCGGAGGCACCCTTGCCCTTGCGCTCCTCGCGGTCGACATAGGCGTCCGTGACGGCCTTGGTGAAGGGCTCGTTGCCGTAGACCAGGTCGATGCGCATGCCCTTGTTCTTGGGGAAGGCGAGCATCCGGTAGTCCCAGAAGGTGTACGGCCGGTCGTACTTCAGCGCGCGCGGGAAGACGTCCGAGAGGCCGACGGCGCGCAGCGCCTCCAGGGCGGCCCGCTCGGCCGGGGTGACGTGGGTGAGGCCCTCGAAGACGGCCGGGTCGTACACGTCCTCGTCGGTCGGGGCCACGTTGAAGTCGCCGAGCACGGCGAAGGGGCGCGGGCCGGCCGCGTCCTCGGTGACGGCCGCGGCCAGGGAGCGGAACCAGTCCAGCTTGTAACCGTAGTGGTCGTGCTCGACCTCGCGGCCGTTGGGCACGTACACCGACCAGACCCGCACCCCGCCGCAGGTGGCGGAGATCGCCCGGGGCTCCTGGACGCCTTCGTAGTCGGGGCCGCCCGGCAGCCCGGTGACCACGTCGTCCAGGCCGACCTTGGAGAGCAGGGCCACGCCGTTCCAGCGGCCGGTGGCGTTGACGGCCGCCTCGTAGCCCAGCTCGCGCAGCTCCTCGTGCGGGAACTGCTCCGCCGAGCACTTGGTCTCCTGGATGCACAGGACGTCGGTGCCGGAGCTCTCCAGCCAGGCCAGCAGGCGCGGCAGCCGGGCGGTGATGGAGTTGACGTTGTAGGTGGCGATACGCATACCCGCCAACCTACCGCCCGGCACCGACAGCGACCGTCACAGCTCGGTGCTGTCCCCCGGGGCGAGCCGCCCGTGGTCGGTGCCGCCCAGCGTGTCCAGGGCGACGTCGTAGATCGGCCGGGCGATGTCGGCGAGGT
This window encodes:
- a CDS encoding Ig-like domain-containing protein, with protein sequence MSRTRRTAIAGTALLAAALTACSGGSDGGSDGKGKDEPKSKAPMAVSVNLTGDQVKAGQPVTVTVAEGKLAQVKVTDAKGAELPGKIADDGRTWTSERNAPPGAEYKVEAQNTESQSAVTQFTTSAADRVNKVSINVPKGSTVGVAMPVSIVFDNPVTNKAEVEKQLKVTTSDNTEGSWGWIKDHSGNDRVDWRPKDYWKSGTEVKVEMNLNGVDSGKGGGLFARDYNTEFKIGKDRRVQVSLDTKKLTVTEDGQAQKAIPISAGTPGGKKASWSGKMVIMSKEGTIRMDSQTVGLDNAYDKMVDYSMRLTWSGMYAHAAPWNEANFGRTNSSSGCVGMSDANAAEFFAQSQIGDAFEVVGAGSKGNADIGNGYGEWNLSWDQWKAKSALSAAPQNG
- a CDS encoding DUF6278 family protein, which produces MNIPFLDNWLNRRGAEQRAGLADALVDDPEGVAELFSECEMLRVHARAAGLELDGSPASLDSLDQLMPRWRRDPEVVPWLGNDAGFYLGTVIVRTVPGAAWQVWPNGQPVIRLASGRELNVIESGVSWAMTGSPELSQAYAEASEG
- a CDS encoding CocE/NonD family hydrolase, with product MERTTTAAAVAALLAATALGLAPHQAQAAPVPAAATVSAAARTAAADLRFHDIPGSDGITLKGNVFTPAGAQSGRKYPLIVLPTSWGLPQIEYIAQAKRLADSGYVVVSYTSRGFWLSGGRIEVAGPPDVADVSAVIDWALAHTPADADRIGLGGVSYGAGITLLASAHDPRVKAVVAMSGWADLIESIYSGRTQHLQAAGLLGAAGYLTGRPGPELQSILGDFLGSRLDREQQMIEWGRKRSASEQVDRINANGAAIMLGNAWGDTVFPPNQYAQFYERLTGPKRLEFRPGDHATAEGTGLLGLPNDTWNNAHRWFDRYLKGERNGVDTEAPVQIKSRSDNGYEGYADWASVGSGGTERIALSDSEHLFANIDSGANGGVVLLSSVLDQFFKAPPIASIPLLPRSFAAVWRSGRYDEARRIRGTVRLHTTVTPTKGDGTFVAYLYDVGPLGVGKLVSNAPYTFHGKTPGRAFGVDLELFSTAYDVPAGHRLALVIDTVDPLYIEHNPAGAQLTFSSPQGDPSYVSVPLRER
- a CDS encoding exodeoxyribonuclease III, translated to MRIATYNVNSITARLPRLLAWLESSGTDVLCIQETKCSAEQFPHEELRELGYEAAVNATGRWNGVALLSKVGLDDVVTGLPGGPDYEGVQEPRAISATCGGVRVWSVYVPNGREVEHDHYGYKLDWFRSLAAAVTEDAAGPRPFAVLGDFNVAPTDEDVYDPAVFEGLTHVTPAERAALEALRAVGLSDVFPRALKYDRPYTFWDYRMLAFPKNKGMRIDLVYGNEPFTKAVTDAYVDREERKGKGASDHAPVVVDLDLDR
- a CDS encoding peptidoglycan bridge formation glycyltransferase FemA/FemB family protein, whose translation is MCALLVTPARQDQDQDQELRVRTLSLPEYRAFLCRTRAASFLQHPSWARVKDLWRSEMVGWHSPGGEIEGAGLVLYRQFPGTRKYFAYLPEGPVADWADPRIDRWLDPLKRHLRAAGAFAVRMGPSPAYRRWDAAAAKAGTGAGRRISDVLATEVDPVGAALADRLRSRGWKRCGGEDDGDAQPRHVFRVPLAGRSLDDLWSGLNQEWRRNVRKADKAGVETVLGTPADLPEFYRLLRITEERDGFRLGRSLAYYEQQYRVLNEEQPGRMRLYLAVHRGEILAAHTMISTGARVWYQTGASADHRREVRPSNALQWRMMRDAHALGADEYDMRGVPSTLDPDERSFGLLRWKLGTGGQVVETLGEWEIPMDGVANATLHKAFQAYLARR
- a CDS encoding amino acid ABC transporter ATP-binding protein — translated: MAVDPLIELRDVNKHFGPLHVLRDVSLTVGRGEVVVVIGPSGSGKSTLCRAINRLETVESGTILIDGEPLPAEGRELARLRAEVGMVFQSFNLFAHKTVLANVSLAQVKVRGRARGEADRRSGELLERVGLADQADKFPAQLSGGQQQRVAIARALAMDPKALLFDEPTSALDPEMINEVLEVMRQLAREGMTMVVVTHEMGFARSAAHRVLFMADGRIVEDRTPEEFFTAPASDRAKDFLSKILKH